The following proteins are encoded in a genomic region of Cryptomeria japonica chromosome 11, Sugi_1.0, whole genome shotgun sequence:
- the LOC131057106 gene encoding AAA-ATPase At3g28510 produces MEMWWNLGTLMTTIFFIRTLLKECLPPEFYDRLILLLSRLVKFLSCYITIVIEEYDGMRISEVYESVQTYLSTRSYSTADRLKLNKPENGRAFTFTLDREQQVMDKFQGIKVWWTFRTRELKQPRHFWNSISDEKRYFELQCHKKDKAKVFDTYLPHILVEGKILELKNRHRKIYTNKGNNGLSWTPVVFDHPTTFQTLALDPELKNDIMEDLTKFSQREKYYKKVGRAWKRGYLLYGPPGTGKSSMIAAISNFLEYDIYDLELTDVRSNTELRKLLIATTNKSVIVIEDIDCSLDLTDRKKKPKRESKEEPDPATGKPENEAPESMVTLSGVLNFTDGLWSCCGSERIIIFTTNYVERLDPALLRSGRMDKHIHLSFCTFSAFKVLARNYLGVEDHPLFEKIEVSMEAAQITPADVSEELMRASDNPTAALQNLIVGLGRAKERAVQILPGFTKGDEFNSVEEYDNSSADKAPPASEQDK; encoded by the coding sequence ATGGAGATGTGGTGGAACCTCGGGACGCTCATGACCACCATTTTCTTTATCAGAACACTGCTCAAGGAATGCCTCCCGCCTGAATTCTACGACCGTCTCATTCTGCTACTCAGCAGGCTTGTAAAATTCCTGTCTTGCTACATCACCATTGTAATTGAAGAATATGATGGCATGAGAATAAGCGAGGTTTACGAATCGGTGCAAACTTATTTAAGCACGCGTTCTTATTCAACTGCAGATAGATTGAAGCTCAACAAGCCCGAAAATGGCAGAGCCTTTACCTTCACCTTGGACAGAGAGCAGCAAGTCATGGACAAATTTCAGGGCATCAAAGTCTGGTGGACTTTCCGCACCCGAGAGCTGAAACAGCCCAGGCATTTCTGGAATTCCATCTCGGACGAAAAGCGGTATTTCGAACTCCAGTGCCACAAGAAGGACAAAGCCAAGGTATTTGATACCTATCTGCCGCATATTTTGGTGGAGGGCAAAATACTGGAGCTCAAAAACCGGCACCGGAAGATTTACACGAATAAAGGTAATAACGGGCTGTCCTGGACGCCGGTGGTTTTCGATCATCCGACGACTTTCCAAACCCTGGCTCTTGACCCCGAGTTGAAGAACGACATAATGGAGGACCTTACGAAGTTTTCACAGAGAGAAAAGTATTATAAGAAGGTCGGCCGCGCGTGGAAAAGGGGGTATTTGCTCTACGGCCCTCCCGGTACCGGAAAATCGAGTATGATTGCCGCTATTTCTAATTTTCTGGAGTATGATATTTATGACCTGGAGTTAACCGATGTTAGGAGCAATACTGAGCTCAGAAAGCTTTTGATTGCTACTACTAACAAGTCTGTTATTGTGATCGAGGACATCGACTGTTCGCTGGATCTGACGGACCGGAAAAAGAAGCCTAAGAGAGAGAGCAAGGAAGAACCCGATCCGGCTACTGGAAAACCAGAGAACGAGGCGCCGGAAAGCATGGTGACTCTTTCTGGGGTTTTGAATTTCACAGATGGCTTGTGGTCCTGCTGCGGCAGCGAGCGGATTATTATTTTTACTACAAATTATGTTGAGCGGCTGGACCCTGCGCTTCTTCGGTCAGGGCGCATGGATAAGCATATTCATCTGTCCTTCTGCACTTTTTCTGCGTTCAAAGTTCTTGCTCGGAATTATCTTGGCGTTGAAGATCATCCTCTGTTTGAGAAGATTGAGGTTTCGATGGAGGCGGCGCAGATTACGCCGGCGGATGTCAGCGAAGAATTGATGAGGGCTAGTGATAATCCCACCGCTGCGCTTCAGAACCTGATTGTAGGACTTGGCAGGGCTAAGGAAAGGGCTGTTCAAATACTGCCTGGTTTCACTAAAGGCGATGAGTTCAATTCTGTTGAAGAATATGACAATTCAAGTGCGGACAAAGCTCCACCAGCTTCTGAACAAGACAAGTAA